In Flavobacterium endoglycinae, one DNA window encodes the following:
- a CDS encoding FKBP-type peptidyl-prolyl cis-trans isomerase, whose protein sequence is MKHLLSALLTLTLFISCSKDKDEVKDYTAQNEKEITDYLAQNNLTATRTDSGLYYIIEEEGDAEGETPLATSNVTVAYKGYYTNGNVFDQSDEQGVAFSLTQVIQGWKEGIPHFKEGGKGKLLVPAHLGYGSKDYQSIPGGSVLIFDIKLISVN, encoded by the coding sequence ATGAAACACCTTTTATCAGCATTACTTACATTAACACTTTTCATTTCTTGCTCTAAAGATAAAGACGAAGTAAAAGATTATACTGCTCAAAACGAAAAAGAGATCACAGATTATCTGGCACAAAATAACTTAACTGCAACAAGAACTGATTCTGGTTTGTATTATATTATTGAAGAAGAAGGTGATGCTGAAGGAGAAACTCCATTAGCAACCTCAAATGTAACAGTTGCTTATAAAGGATATTATACGAACGGAAATGTTTTTGACCAAAGTGATGAACAAGGAGTTGCATTTAGTTTGACTCAAGTAATTCAAGGATGGAAAGAAGGTATTCCTCATTTTAAAGAAGGCGGGAAAGGCAAACTTTTAGTCCCTGCTCATTTAGGGTACGGGAGTAAAGATTACCAAAGCATACCAGGCGGATCTGTACTTATATTTGATATAAAACTAATTTCGGTTAATTAA
- a CDS encoding four helix bundle protein, giving the protein MDFKDLLAYKKSFELAMDIFEISKTFPKEETYSLTDQIRRSSRSVTANIAESYRKRRYINHFISKLTDSDAENSETNTWLEFSLKCKYINQELFDHLNKKSIEVGKLINYMINNPSKFGCQTK; this is encoded by the coding sequence ATGGATTTTAAAGATTTATTGGCTTACAAAAAATCATTTGAACTGGCAATGGACATTTTTGAGATTTCGAAAACTTTTCCAAAAGAAGAAACCTATTCATTAACTGATCAAATTCGTCGTTCATCAAGAAGCGTTACAGCAAACATAGCAGAATCATACAGAAAAAGAAGATACATAAATCATTTTATAAGCAAACTGACTGATAGCGATGCTGAAAATTCAGAAACCAATACTTGGCTTGAATTTTCTTTAAAATGCAAATACATAAATCAGGAATTATTTGACCATTTGAATAAAAAAAGCATTGAAGTTGGAAAGCTAATTAATTACATGATCAATAATCCAAGTAAATTCGGCTGCCAAACAAAGTAG